From one Halosimplex rubrum genomic stretch:
- a CDS encoding glycosyltransferase family 2 protein — protein sequence MSQPTFSVVFLTWNPGDRIANSIRSVFSQSYEDLEVIVVDNDSEDGTVDRLNTEFDDDRLRVYENDRNLGFADGIEVGIEHARGEYICCYNHDTTFADGYFETLSKHVSDDVVLTTARENHRVSSTAKCVRLISIYGFTVPYDVTGLSGRARVNYVPGDGAIVPRQIYQKVLNRTVFDARYHPRCEDVNLSLTLENADVDIYAVLDTYSVHPDKAEFYAPTVANFLTLAGTTRARMRTFWANDRPVQATIAAMSIFTHPLFIYSLSFPRPTAAFRERTGY from the coding sequence AGTCGTACGAGGATCTGGAGGTCATCGTCGTCGATAACGACAGCGAAGACGGGACGGTCGACCGCCTCAACACCGAGTTCGACGACGACCGGCTCCGGGTCTACGAAAACGACCGGAACCTTGGGTTCGCTGACGGTATCGAAGTCGGCATTGAGCACGCTAGAGGAGAGTATATCTGCTGTTACAACCACGACACGACTTTCGCCGACGGATATTTTGAGACGCTGTCGAAGCACGTCAGCGATGACGTGGTGTTGACAACTGCCAGAGAGAACCACCGGGTTTCGTCGACAGCTAAATGTGTCCGTCTCATCTCAATATACGGGTTTACTGTTCCCTACGATGTTACAGGACTGTCCGGACGGGCTAGGGTAAATTACGTTCCGGGTGACGGTGCGATCGTTCCCCGTCAGATCTATCAAAAGGTCCTGAACAGGACTGTCTTTGACGCACGGTACCACCCGCGGTGTGAGGATGTCAACCTCTCACTGACCCTTGAGAACGCCGATGTGGACATCTATGCCGTCCTAGATACGTATTCCGTCCACCCGGACAAAGCGGAGTTCTACGCGCCGACTGTCGCGAACTTCCTCACTCTGGCGGGGACCACACGGGCCAGAATGCGAACATTCTGGGCCAATGACCGCCCCGTGCAAGCAACTATCGCCGCGATGAGTATCTTCACGCATCCGCTTTTTATCTATTCGCTTTCGTTCCCACGACCAACAGCCGCATTCCGCGAGCGTACTGGTTACTAA
- a CDS encoding glycosyltransferase family 4 protein, producing the protein MTHDETSVHIGVNARTLMHDQPGGAIQVAHEITTRLARRNDGITLFGHRNIEEAYPNTTVKSAGFAVKSQLFGLLWEQSILPLSAAQSDVDVLFCPNANNPFVRPAAPRVICVHDILNYLGYAPWYYTAIQRVRVPLSLRTAETIVTVSEFTKGELVDRFDIAQDKIQVVYNGVDDVFFDPGMGTETAVPDEYVLFVGGAHKRKNIDGVVEGFKLLKRHTDLPQKLLLVGPGPRSTYDDTGIDWTDIRDDPDIVTPGYVDQQELKYIYEHADVFVFPSYYEGFGIPPLEAMACGTPVVASDRAALPEVLGDAAEYVDPDSTRAIADAIDSLLDDNELYRTRTTSGRERAQRFRWGAAIDQYQSILEETAKS; encoded by the coding sequence ATGACCCACGACGAAACCTCCGTCCATATTGGCGTCAATGCGCGTACCCTGATGCATGATCAACCGGGCGGTGCGATACAGGTCGCACACGAAATCACGACCAGGCTCGCGAGACGCAACGACGGAATCACACTGTTCGGACACAGGAACATCGAGGAAGCCTATCCGAATACGACCGTCAAATCGGCCGGGTTCGCCGTGAAGTCACAACTGTTCGGCCTGCTCTGGGAACAGTCGATCCTACCGCTCTCGGCCGCGCAGTCGGATGTCGATGTCCTGTTCTGCCCGAACGCCAACAATCCGTTCGTCCGGCCGGCCGCACCCAGAGTTATCTGTGTCCACGACATCCTCAACTATCTCGGCTACGCTCCGTGGTACTACACCGCCATACAGCGGGTCCGTGTCCCCCTCAGTCTCAGAACTGCGGAGACAATCGTGACCGTCTCGGAGTTCACCAAAGGGGAACTCGTCGACCGGTTTGACATCGCCCAGGATAAGATACAGGTTGTCTATAACGGTGTCGACGACGTGTTCTTCGACCCCGGGATGGGCACTGAGACAGCCGTACCCGATGAGTACGTACTATTCGTCGGAGGAGCGCACAAGCGAAAGAACATCGACGGTGTTGTCGAGGGGTTTAAGTTGCTGAAACGGCACACGGACCTTCCGCAGAAACTACTACTGGTCGGCCCCGGGCCACGCTCTACCTACGATGATACGGGCATCGACTGGACGGATATCCGTGACGACCCGGACATCGTCACGCCAGGCTACGTCGATCAGCAGGAGTTGAAATACATCTACGAGCACGCGGACGTCTTCGTCTTTCCCTCGTACTACGAGGGATTCGGAATCCCACCGCTGGAGGCGATGGCGTGTGGTACGCCAGTGGTCGCTTCCGACCGTGCGGCACTACCAGAGGTACTTGGGGATGCGGCCGAGTACGTTGACCCGGATTCGACACGGGCGATCGCAGACGCTATTGACTCGCTGCTTGACGATAACGAACTATACAGAACAAGGACAACTTCGGGAAGAGAGCGAGCACAACGATTCCGGTGGGGCGCAGCAATCGATCAGTACCAGTCGATCCTCGAAGAGACGGCCAAGTCTTAG
- a CDS encoding glycosyltransferase family 2 protein encodes MTDEIPTVACVVLNWNTYDDTADCLGSLFGLSYDNLNIIVVDNGSTDGSADRLADAFPSATVIRNETNLGFGAGMNAGISEAIRHDADYVTIVNSDIVVDDSDLISSLRSTIESADDIGIVSPRIIEYPETNSLWFEQGYVDERNGNASHLHSHRRVPNLRMHPVVDESPLSQRPTLLSNDYVPLCFAFIEAEIFEEVGLLPEQYFMYYEDIEFAKQVRERGYRIVTDASSAVYHRVSGSSDGDQSPLAEYYTARNRLIFVRERTEYGPMGVFVYVWWVLVKLVYTAVTRRFSSFKALSLGAYDGILGRTGKGRYP; translated from the coding sequence ATGACCGATGAGATACCGACGGTCGCCTGCGTTGTATTAAATTGGAACACCTACGATGATACGGCAGACTGTCTCGGCTCGCTATTCGGACTCTCTTACGACAATCTTAACATCATCGTCGTCGACAACGGTTCGACTGACGGCTCGGCCGACCGGCTCGCGGACGCGTTCCCGTCGGCGACCGTAATCCGGAACGAGACGAACCTCGGTTTCGGTGCCGGGATGAACGCGGGAATCTCGGAGGCTATTCGTCACGACGCAGACTACGTCACGATCGTCAACAGTGATATCGTCGTCGACGACAGCGATCTAATCTCGAGTCTGAGGTCTACCATCGAATCAGCAGATGACATCGGGATCGTGTCTCCGAGAATCATAGAGTACCCGGAAACGAATTCACTTTGGTTCGAGCAGGGATACGTGGACGAACGAAACGGTAACGCGAGTCACTTACACTCCCATCGTAGGGTGCCAAACCTTCGAATGCATCCAGTCGTCGACGAGAGCCCCTTGTCGCAACGACCCACACTGCTATCGAACGATTATGTTCCCCTGTGCTTCGCGTTCATAGAGGCAGAGATATTTGAGGAGGTGGGTCTCCTCCCCGAACAGTATTTCATGTACTACGAGGATATCGAGTTCGCAAAACAGGTCAGAGAACGCGGCTATCGGATCGTGACTGATGCGTCGTCGGCAGTCTATCACAGAGTATCCGGAAGTTCCGATGGTGACCAGTCACCGCTTGCCGAATACTACACAGCACGCAACCGTCTCATTTTCGTCCGTGAACGGACCGAGTATGGCCCAATGGGCGTGTTCGTGTACGTCTGGTGGGTCTTAGTCAAACTCGTATATACGGCTGTCACTCGTCGGTTTAGTTCTTTCAAGGCGCTTAGTCTGGGTGCGTACGACGGGATCCTGGGACGGACAGGAAAAGGGAGGTACCCCTGA